Below is a genomic region from Triticum dicoccoides isolate Atlit2015 ecotype Zavitan chromosome 5A, WEW_v2.0, whole genome shotgun sequence.
TTGCACCCCGACAGGCCCAGCACCTGGAGCCGACGCAACGACCCGACCACCGCCGGCACCGCCGTGCCGATGGGGTTGTCCTGCAGGAGCAGGTACTGCAGCTTCGCCAGCCCGGCAAGCGAGGCTGGCAGCGGGCCCGCCAGCCCGTTGTGGCTCAGGTCCAGGAACACCAGCTCCTTCAGAGAGCCGATCTCCGGTGGCACCACGCCGGCCAGCCGGTTGTAGCTCAGGTCCGCCTTCTGCAGCATCTTCAGGCCACCCAACGCCGCCGGCACGCCGCCGCCGATGCTGTTCCAGCTCAGGTCCAGGATGGACAGGCTTGCCATCCCTCCAATCTCCTCCGGTATCTGCTAGTACGTGTCAGTGTCACGAATCACGGCATGCACATTCATAACGAAGTTAAGGGCGCACGTGAGGTCGACGCACGTACCTCGCCGGTGATGTTGTTGTAGCTGAGGTCGAGCTGCTGCAACGCGGCGAGGCCGCCGAGCTCCCTGGGGATCTCGCCGTGGAAGCCGTTCTGGGACAGGCTAAGCACTTGCAGGCTCTTCAGGTTGGTCAAGGTTGCCGGTATCCGGCCGGTGAGGCCCGGGTTGGACTTGAGGACGAGCTGCTCGAGGGAGGAGGCGTTGGTGAAGAGCGCCGGCGGCAGCTCGACGGGGCCGGCGTCAACGAAGCAGCCGAAGAGGGAAAGGGTCCTGAGGTGGGGCAGGCCAAGGATCGCGGGGGCGGCGAGCCTGGCGCCGGGCCTGCACGgcggggtggagacgtcggggccgaAGTGGAGGCGGGTGGAGCGGAGGCGGGTGCTGTCGTCGGGGGCGAGCTCGCACTGGAGGCCCGGCCAGGGCGTGTCCGTGCAGGGCCGCGGGTGGAGCTGCGGCCACGTCGGGTCGCCGAGGAGGTCGGCCATCACCCTGAAGATGGCCGCCAGCTCCGACCGCGGCAGCTGCGCCGGCGCGTCTCCCGCTGTGGCCACGCCGACGCTCACCGCCACGGCTTGGatcaggaggatggagacgccggccgagaggagggaagaaggagaagaagaagccatTTTCCAAGTACGCAGTGGGGTATAGTGCAAAGGAGATAGACTGATAGAATAGAATAGGTCTCCGCATCTGGATGCTCTAGCTACCTGCTTTATGGGCTTTGAGACTGTGATAAGACACACGCACTCTGACAGCCTTTCACACATAGTACATGGTGAAAAATTAAAAAGGGCTGAAGTTCATTTACTGCTACCCGAAAATATTGCGAACATAGTCTGACAGGCAACAATGTCATCAACAAAGAACCATGCTCGcgtcaaaacaaaaaaaatgcgcTCTCTACTTTCACCACACAGAAAAACATAGCCAGTGCCTAGGCATTCCCCGCCGTCCGCAAACCCACACCCGCTTGTGATGCGTTTGGTTCCCGGGATAGCCCAGCGAGGACAGGGATAGCCCAGTTTTTTTAGGGATACCAGGTGTTTGGTTCATGGGCGAGAAAGGATATGGATAGCCAGATTCCTGGAATATTCGTTGAAAATCCGGCTCCGCACGTACGGGAGATTCTCGCGGATATGGGCAACCACGGAGCTCGCGAATCGTTTTCTTCGCTGCATCTCACCCTTTGCCTGAAACAGAAGCTCCTCGAGCACCTCGCGTGCCTCTCAACTCGGCTCGATCTGTGCCCCAAGCGACGAGGCCGCCGGCGAAGGCGCCTGAGGAGGGCGAGCGTCGGCGCCGTTGGCCGGGGTTTGACCGTTTGAGTAGGCAACGCTGCTATTGCTCGAGGAGAGAGCGGCTGTAGACAAAGGcgagggtgagcgaccgaagcttgACGAGGGCGTCGTTTGTGCTGTGTGTACCGTGTATGAATGGATGCGTGGTGTGCATGCTGCTGCGTACTGTACAGACGCATGGTGTGCGTGCTGCTGTGTACTGATTCGTTGGGTATGTTCTGTTGCAAATTCGTGTGCACTAATCCTATCCTCCTTTTGACATTCTGCTACAGAAGATTTCATGGTAACAGGGAGTACAAACTTGACGCAGCACCTTCTATTCTTGATTTCTCTTCAAAACCAAAGACTTTATTGGCTATCCACAACATTTTATCCTTCAAACCAAACAAAATATGGGCTAACTATACCCACGCCCGACCAAACAAAAAAATGGCTATCATAGCTAGCTGGTTGGGGATACCTATAGCCACCCTAGATTGTCCCTTAAACCAAATACATCCTTGAACTACGTCGTTGTCCATCTAGGAATAGCCTACACACCCTTATTGACACTGTCCACGGCGAACCGCGTCCTACAGATTTTCGAGCTAATGCCATTGAGTTTTTTTTTAACTTTTTGTTGTTTTCTAGAGAAGCTCAATATGAAGGGATACTCAGTAATTgaggatgagttgttgtgtgaTACGTGATTGGTTGTTTTTATGGACTTTGTAGCATGAACAAAGGCCGTTTCTATGGACTTTGTAGCATGAACAAAGGCCGTTTATATGGACTTTGTAGCCTGAACAAAGGCCTGACCTTTTGGCAAAGTTTGCATGCTTCGTTTCATGAACGAAAGAACTTCAAGCCCTACGACATGCACGTCATTCATACGCGCAATGTGAAGTCACTAACGCATCAGTGGTACACCATTTGCAGCTCCGTCATAAAATTTTGTTGTACGATTTACCAAGTGGAGTTAAGATGGCCATTGGGCTCGTCAACCATGGAGATAGTAAGTGTTGCTTCCTGttactctacacattgattaattcATCTATTCACTCAGTGTTATTGTACATGTTGTATAGCCATGTACTACGGCATCGAGTGCAGGCCATTCACCCACATACATTGTTCGATAAATCTTAAGGGGCAGTTTATGTGAGACAATGGCCCTATTTGGTTCAGTTTTTATCGACGGATTCCGctgccgcgcagcagaatctgaaccaGAGGGCGAACCAGCAGAATCCGAttccagaaatccgctgccaaaatctgaagCAAAAACGGAACCAGCccaggacgtgctttccaaaatTTGATTCCGCCgcgggccaaaatctgaaaaagtTGTATCAGCTGGTTTGCTAAATGACgtacatctttttcacatcagattttccacatctgtttttccacagcagatttttcacagttgcttttagaaatccacagccgaaTCAAACAGGGCCAATATGTGTCGGGCTCTAGTTCCATTGAATTTGGAATTGATTATTCAAAAAACTTGTTTAACATCTAGTTATCTCGTTGATTTTGAACTTATTACACTAGAGATATTTGCACGAATGAATTGTGATATTTTCTATAATTACTTTCAGGCTTGGTTTAGTTAAGCAGACGAAATATCATTTGTTTATGTAAATTATGTCCGAGCTTTGCCGAATTCTGTCGTATTTGATGAAACCCGTTTGATTTGTTAAAGTTCGATTAGAAATGGATGCGAACATGGTTGGATGATCGGGTCCCGCACTAGTGCTCGTGGATTGGTCCGATCAATACACAAACGGATACGGTGTCCAATTTAAATGTCAGCGTTGAAGATTCCCTTATCTCACgttagtatattttgaatggaaGCGTACGCATTTGAAGAGCGAGGTCAGCTTAATTGCAaaatgatgaccctcgggatgaCCTGCTTCTTGAAGTACACACACTTCTATTCAGAATATACTAACGCGAGACAGAGTTTGAAATGCAAGGATTCATCGCAATCAACGATGGGGGTCGACAACCACTTGTTCTTGTGAGCTTTcttcatgtaagtgagcttttctcTCATCATGATAATGTGATTgctgatatttttacactcattttaCCATTGTTTAAACCAGGTAATTCCGGATTTTTTGAGAGGATCACTCCGATATCACTATTAATGACTAATAAATGAAAGAAGTTGTAAAATACTTTGTTTAATGCGTTTTCACATAAAATTGGCTCAAACATGGAAGAATGTCATCACAGCAAAGAAAGAAATATGAAGTTTGGTGAAGAAGACAAGTCAATAGGAGGCACTACAACCAATTCAGAACGCAAAACGCCGCATGGTAGGAGGCTACGAGCACACGCGCTTATACGAGTGGTCATACCACACGATGTCGGCACCAACGCGTCCGCCTGAAAATTTTCTATAAAAGAGGCAACGTCAGAATCTCAACAAAAGAGCCAACATTCACGAAACACATAACAAAAAGCCATCTCCAACCCTAGCTGCCGTCAATTCCCACCTCATCTCCATAGTCGCCGCCACCATCATCACCGCCGCCATTCTCTCCATGTTATTCATACTTGTAATCGGTGTATAGCAATCGGTAACTATTGTAAGACATATTATCGATCAATCATTTATCTTTATGTCGTCTTCAATGAGTCCATCTTGTGATCTGatcgccatgtgtgagtaattcgaTAAGGCAATAGGTTGAGCATGGCCTTGCAACCCTATATATTTGTGCATGGGGTCGTTGGAATCTTTGTGTATTTCACATTATTTGTATGTGTTCGATTGCAACAACGTTCGTTCTGAGGTCCCGCGGGTACCCAGGATCTCGTAGATCAATCAAGGAGGAGATAAGAAGCAAGGATGCTTGGAATGCTATTCTGAACAACACTGGAGAAAGGATTAGTATGATAGTGAAAAGAAACTCCTTGGGGATAAATCACATGTAATCATTAAACACCCAATGATCTTGTCTGAAGTAATTCTTAATCAAGGTAACCCTACGCGACGGGAAGGGCCATTGGTTGGACAAGTGACTCTTGATGCATGACGTGAGTAGTCGTGACGTACTATGCACACATTCCACATTTCATCGTGTTGTAAGCACATCATAACGGCTGTCTTCCAGAGCTATGTTTATTGTCAAGACTAGATGACACGTTCCGCCATTCGCGCAAAGACTAACTCTAGCCAAGAAGTTAAGCAAGCTATAGGCAGTATATTTAACAGATGTTTGTTTTATAAATTTGTTGGAAACGTAgtgtgcaatttcaaaaaaaagtcctacgctcatgcaagatctatctaggagatgcatagcaacgagagggggagagtgtgtctacgtaccctcatagactgaaagcgaaaACGTTTGACAACGCAgtagatgtagtcgaacttcttctcgttcccaccgatcaagtaccgaacgtacggcacctccgagttctgcacacgttcagctcaatgacgtccctcgaactcttgatccagcaaagtgtcgaggaagtagatgagttcggtcagcacgatggcatgatggcggtgatggtgaagtgattctcacagggcttcgcctaagcaccacaaaactattaccgggggtgtaaactgtggaggggggcgccacacatggTTAGGCAATTGTCTGGTCTGTGCTAGgtgccccctcctcatatatataggtgggagggagggaggagcagccataggAGGCGCTCCCTCCCAAGCTGCGCGCGCCCCGTGCCATATCTAACCGAGGGGCACGGAAAGAGGGGGGAGGAagtaggaatcctaatccacattttccttgccctcccctctttccttctcctcctcataggtCTGGCCTCTGTAGGGGTGCACCAGGGCTGGTGTGTTCCttcacttggcccataaggcccatatctttgccgggggtgcccgaaactcctttccagTGACCAGATAAGTACctggtaccctccgaaacacttccggtgtctgaataccatcgtcctatatatcaatatttacctttcgaccattttgagactcctcgtcatgtccgcgatctcatctaggactccgaaaaacattaggtcaccaaatcacataactcatataatactatatcgccaACGaatattaagcatgcggaccctatgggttcgagaactatgtagacatgaacgagacacctctccagtcaacaaccaatagcggagcctggatgctcatatttgctcctacatattctacgaagatctttatcagtcgaaccgttatgGCAACATACATAATTTCCTTTgtgcatcggtatgttacttgcccgagattcgatcgtcggtatcttcatacctagttcaatctcgttatcggcaagtctctttactcgttccctaatacatcacctcgtgactaactccttagtcgtttgcttgcaagcttatgatgtgtattgccgagagggcccagagatacctctccgatactcggagtgacaactcctaatctcgatctgtgccaactcaacaaataccttcagagatacctgtagagcatctttatgatcacacaGTTACGTGTGAcgtctgatagcacacaaggcatccctccggtatccgggactggcataatctcatagtcgaaggaacatctatttgacatgaagaaagcaatagcaataaaactgaacgatcattatgctaagctaaaagatgggtcttttccatcgcatcattctgctaatgatgtgatcccgttatcaaatgacaactcaggtccatggttaggaaatcttaaccatctttgatcaacgagctagtctagtagaggctcactagggacacggtgtttgtttatgtattcccacatgtatttaggtttccaatcaatacaattctagcatgaataataaacctttatcatgaataagtaaatataaaataacaactttattattgcctctagggcatatttccttcaaaattatCCTCAAAGGGTGTTAGCATGAATAAGAATACATATGGTAATGAACACCAAGAAGTAACAGACATGCTAGTAAACATGGATAACATATGGCAATAAGCCCTAATCTAGAgttcgttcgaggctccggagagaggGATACGTTGCCGTCATCATCACCAATCCTTCTTCATCAATAATTGCATGATGCTCATCATCATTAGTGAGTAATTTCTTTGTAGGCATACTAGAGGTAGATGGAGATGGATGAGATTTATTATGTAATCGAgacaatttgttagggcttgatccctaatatccattatgttctgaaattgatgttgcgatgactttgctatgcttaatgcttgtcactagggttcgagtgtcatgatttcagatctgaacacttATGCTTTTCATGACTATATTTGAGATGTTGATCTTAattgcaagttgtatgcaccttTCATCGTTCTGAACCCTAGACCcctaaggtgacaataattgggatattaACGGGGATGACTTTGACttgtggagttcatgtattcactgtgtgttaatgcttttttcgggttctctattaaaaggagcacTTTTTTGCCATCATTTATTAAAGAGAGCGCCTTAATTACTCTTAGTTTACATTAGGACCTGCTACCACATAAGGGTAGGGTAAAAGATGGCATGTATGTACTTAccgtaagcacatatgactatatacggaatacatgcgtaCATATGATTGATGAATTTGAGCTATTGTGTGTCACTCCATGTTGTGACTGTTACATAATGAATTTCATCTAAATATCCATCGCTACTTTATGCCTACTCTTTAATATTATTGTCTTTGCTCAAGTTACTGTTACTGCTGCTACTTTATTCCTACCAAACTACTACCACTTTCACTGCTACTGTTATCATTACTattgttatcactactatcatattattgtgctactaatAAACTACTGCAAGTAAGTGAttctcaggtgtggttgaattgacaactcaactactagggcttataaatattctttggctcccttgtattgaatcaataaatttgggtggaatgctgccctcgaagactattgtgatcctctatacttgtgggtcatcagtgggcgTGCTAGTCGTGGACGTGGTGGAGGTCGCGGAGCCCCGATGGTGTTTCCCACCGTCTAGACGCCGCcatggccggggcattacaaagctccaTACTACTACGCCGCCAAGTAGCGCAGTAGGCAGTCCACGGCAACCGCCGCCAGGCAAGTGCCTTACATCATCGACGTTGTCGGTGTTTTggaaatgggggtccccagacttgcctgcctgcggcccatggcatggcgctacaagcgggcccgtacggcccatcttcaccaataagcactcaagaccctcatgaggcggacgagacaagatctccttaggagcggcctcaccaggctggctcgcgaggggtggagagttcaaggcaaggcaaacctcgcgaggttccaataacgtgagccatgatgaccaaggtcaGGCGGGCGCTAGGGCACACAGTgttcttgtttcctctttggtgctaaggaggcaagcgcagacacagagtaccgaggcatcaagcaaaggtttccatatcggtgcaacgagaccaagaccagaaggacggcaagaaggaggtcaccgtggagcccaagacggcgtcaccaccagagcctttggcaggcgaatactgcttttgtcaggataagctgtactagatgtcccctttcgaattggccagtgttggctcccttcccgctcaatatttggggagaggaccagggcctctataaataggattagccaccgcaGTAGGAGGAAACTAATCTCGGAGAGACTGGAACGACCACAAGTTCATCGAGCACaaaaacacctctcctcaggaggctttcttccccttgtactgttcatcctcagcccaagaggcaatccaccacaccacaccggagtagggtattacagcacaacagtggcccgaaccagtataaatcttgtctcctttgtgttgcgagttcgtcgagttagtcccTGAGATCTTAGAAAAGTtaggacatggatcggtagggggagatcttcgcgcgcaccccagtgtttgaaccttgagggttttgccggaacctgtgatccgacatttggcgcgctaggtaggggtgcgccgaaacttCCCTTCCATTGCCTCGCGTCCCGTTGTCTCATATTCTCCATGGCAGACGCTCACCGcgctcgcgctgagcgccgggctgccctcgccgcccgcgttgctcagacggctcccatcggcgggccaccccgtcgttctccgccgcctgccgccaacgccgccaccggcccggcggggaaagagcagcaagcatcctcgctagacccctcggtgcggcgggacagCCGCACcttcactccatcgctgaccccggccggttcgtcatcccacgctcgtcgcgctcccatgGATGTGCAAGCCGCTCTATACAcagcgcgcgagctcctgcgctaccgctccgtcgacgacctctacgaggactggctcgaccgcatcgccaagcttgtcagcgccgcagggggctcccctgtgccgtccctctcactgcctcgccctccgccagccgcgggcggcgtggcccatggagcgcctccaccacctctgccctaaGATGGAGTCTTGGCGCCCAGGCGCGCGGCCCCATGGTGCGACCTgccgcgtccggcgcccgcgcaagaagaaagaagctgccaagaagtccctcggccgCGAGAAAATGCCCCCGCGCTCCCTGCGCCACCACggcaagaccgcgtgccgcctgtAGTGGCGGTGCATGGACCCCATCAAGGAAAAGTTCTCCACCAGCGCAGAGTCCCGATGACcatggcaggctgccgcgccttcacgcctgagctgcgtagcgtcgcttggccagtcaagttcaagccggatctgcctcctcgctacgacggcacccgaccccgcggagttcctgtagctctacgagatgagaatcgaggcggccaacggcgacgagaaagtcatggcgaactggttccccatggctctcaaggatggtgcccactcctggctcctgaatctgcctccaggctcgatctcctcttggaacGAGATGCACGACCGTTttgttgccaacttccagggcactcgcgaccgcccgccggttgcgggtgacctacgccgtgtcaagcaacaaccaggagagaccctccagaagtacatccagcgcttcaacaacgtttacctcaagatccctaaggtgatggacgaggccatcatcacCGCGTTCTCCGATggcatccgcgacgtcaagatgaaggaggagctcgccatccacgaggagttgtgcacgtccctggagctattcaacctggaaaccaagtgcgcaagagctgagaagGGGCGCTTctctctcctcgagctcccggctgcggacccggaggagaagaaagccaaggccaaagacgtgaagcgcaagggaccagCCATGCTCGCGGCGGAGCTGGACaccaagcgcggcagggaccaacctaagtcatccaagggcagccgaccgttctgcgccttccataacctgcatagccacaacaccaacg
It encodes:
- the LOC119303020 gene encoding receptor like protein 29-like codes for the protein MASSSPSSLLSAGVSILLIQAVAVSVGVATAGDAPAQLPRSELAAIFRVMADLLGDPTWPQLHPRPCTDTPWPGLQCELAPDDSTRLRSTRLHFGPDVSTPPCRPGARLAAPAILGLPHLRTLSLFGCFVDAGPVELPPALFTNASSLEQLVLKSNPGLTGRIPATLTNLKSLQVLSLSQNGFHGEIPRELGGLAALQQLDLSYNNITGEIPEEIGGMASLSILDLSWNSIGGGVPAALGGLKMLQKADLSYNRLAGVVPPEIGSLKELVFLDLSHNGLAGPLPASLAGLAKLQYLLLQDNPIGTAVPAVVGSLRRLQVLGLSGCNLTGPIPRGAFAALGSLMALSLDRNRLDGPIPASLGALPHLGQLNLSQNRLAGEIALPVEFVARLGRRLDVRGNEELCVGQGRYSGLQASYLRAPPCVGRGSTNGTAALDEGTAGVYGPVVGLVCHLLVLLVLEL